From the genome of Camelus bactrianus isolate YW-2024 breed Bactrian camel chromosome 33, ASM4877302v1, whole genome shotgun sequence, one region includes:
- the ARCN1 gene encoding coatomer subunit delta, whose translation MVLLAAAVCTKAGKAIVSRQFVEMTRTRIEGLLAAFPKLMNTGKQHTFVETESVRYVYQPMEKLYMVLITTKNSNILEDLETLRLFSRVIPEYCRALEENEISEHCFDLIFAFDEIVALGYRENVNLAQIRTFTEMDSHEEKVFRAVRETQEREAKAEMRRKAKELQQARRDAERQGKKAPGFGGFGSSTVSGGSTAAMITETIIETDKPKVAPAPARPSGPSKALKLGAKGKEVDNFVDKLKSEGETIMSSNMGKRTSEATKVHAPPINMESVHMKIEEKITLTCGRDGGLQNMELHGMIMLRISDDKFGRIRLHVENEDKKGVQLQTHPNVDKKLFTAESLIGLKNPEKSFPVNSDVGVLKWRLQTTEESFIPLTINCWPSESGNGCDVNIEYELQEDNLELNDVVITIPLPSGVGAPVIGEIDGEYRHDSRRNTLEWCLPVIDAKNKSGSLEFSIAGQPNDFFPVQVSFVSKKNYCNIQVTKVTQVDGNSPVRFSTETTFLVDKYEIL comes from the exons ATG GTGCTGTTGGCAGCAGCTGTCTGCACGAAAGCAGGAAAGGCTATTGTTTCTCGACAGTTTGTAGAGATGACCCGAACTCGGATTGAGGGCTTGTTAGCAGCTTTTCCGAAGCTCATGAACACTGGAAAACAACATACTTTTGTTGAAACAGAGAGTGTCAGATATGTTTACCAGCCCATGGAGAAGCTGTACATGGTACTGATCACTACCAAAAACAGCAACATCTTAGAAGACCTGGAGACCCTAAGGCTCTTCTCAAGAGTG ATTCCTGAATATTGCCGAGCCTTAGAAGAGAATGAAATATCTGAGCActgttttgatttgatttttgcaTTTGACGAAATTGTTGCCCTGGGATACCGGGAGAATGTTAACCTGGCACAGATCAGAACCTTCACAGAAATGGATTCTCACGAAGAGAAGGTGTTCAGAGCAGTTAGAGAG ACTCAAGAGCGTGAAGCCAAGGCTGAGATGCGGCGTAAAGCAAAGGAATTACAACAGGCCCGAAGAGATGCAGAGAGACAGGGCAAAAAAGCACCAGGATTTGGGGGATTTGGAAGCTCCACAGTATCTGGAGGCAGTACAGCTGCTATGATCACAGAGACTATCATCGAAACTGATAAACCAAAAGTGGCACCTGCACCAGCCAG GCCGTCAGGCCCTAGCAAGGCTTTGAAACTGGGAGCCAAAGGAAAGGAAGTAGATAACTTTGTGGACAAATTGAAATCTGAAGGTGAAACTATCATGTCCTCCAATATGGGCAAGCGCACCTCTGAAGCAACCAAAGTGCATGCTCCACCCATTAACATGGAGAG TGTACACATGAAGATTGAAGAAAAGATAACACTAACCTGTGGACGAGATGGAGGATTACAGAATATGGAATTGCATGGCATGATCATGCTTAGGATCTCAGATGATAAATTTGGCCGAATTCGTCTTCATGTGGAAAATGAAGATAAGAAAGGGGTGCAGCTACAG ACCCATCCAAATGTGGATAAAAAACTTTTCACTGCAGAATCTTTAATTGGCTTGAAGAATCCAGAAAAGTCATTTCCAGTCAACAGTGATGTAGGGGTGCTAAAGTGGAGACTACAGACCACAGAGGAATCTTTTATTCCACTGACAA TTAATTGCTGGCCCTCGGAAAGTGGAAATGGCTGTGATGTCAACATAGAATATGAGCTACAAGAAGATAATTTAGAACTGAATGATGTGGTTATCACCATCCCACTCCC ATCTGGTGTCGGTGCACCGGTGATTGGTGAGATTGATGGCGAGTATCGACATGACAGTCGACGAAATACCTTGGAGTGGTGCCTGCCAGTGATTGATGCCAAAAATAAAAGTGGCAGCCTTGAATTCAGCATTGCTGGGCAGCCCAATGATTTCTTCCCTGTCCAAGTCTCCTTCGTCTCCAAAAAAAATTACTGTAACATACAG GTTACCAAAGTGACCCAGGTAGATGGAAACAGCCCTGTAAGGTTTTCCACAGAGACCACTTTCCTAGTGGATAAATATGAAATTCTGTAA